Proteins encoded together in one Falco biarmicus isolate bFalBia1 chromosome 4, bFalBia1.pri, whole genome shotgun sequence window:
- the STEAP4 gene encoding metalloreductase STEAP4 isoform X2, whose amino-acid sequence MNKNSSNIMALAPNTSNKKETVCIFGTGDFGRALGQKMIQSGYPIVFGSRSTERSSLIPKDAKVMSHAEAAQKASIIIIAIQRQNYNFLTPLAEILHGKILVDVSNNLKINQYPESNAEYLAQLVPGAKVVKAFNTVSAWALQSGALDASRQLYRGTKYHRFPDWLDKWMLCRKQLGLVALAFASLHVLYTLVIPIRSFVRWKISSRIISLALNNETEPLNTTNAWLSDSYVALGILGFFLFVLLGITSLPSVSNNVNWREFRFVQSKLGYLTLTLCTAHTLVYGGKQFLNPSSYRWYLPSAYMLSLIIPCIVLVIKFFLIFPCLDKPLTQIRQGWERNPQYSEQSNYIINKSAV is encoded by the exons atgaaTAAAAATTCTTCCAACATAATGGCTTTGGCTCCCAACACTTCTAACAAAAAAGAGACAGTGTGCATATTTGGAACTGGAGATTTTGGAAGAGCTCTGGGGCAAAAAATGATTCAGTCCGGCTACCCCATTGTGTTTGGAAGCCGGAGCACAGAGAGATCCAGCCTTATTCCCAAGGATGCAAAGGTGATGAGCCATgcagaggcagcacagaaagcttCCATCATCATTATAGCAATCCAGAGGCAAAATTACAACTTCCTTACACCACTAGCAGAAATTCTCCATGGAAAAATCTTGGTGGATGTAAGCAAcaacttaaaaataaaccagtatCCTGAATCCAATGCAGAGTACCTCGCTCAGCTGGTGCCTGGTGCCAAGGTTGTGAAAGCCTTTAACACTGTGTCAGCCTGGGCTTTGCAGTCAGGTGCACTGGATGCAAGCCGGCAG TTATACAGAGGTACCAAATACCACCGTTTCCCAGACTGGCTGGACAAATGGATGCTGTGTAGGAAACAACTTGGACTAGTAGCCTTGGCATTTGCTTCTCTGCATGTTTTGTACACTCTTGTCATCCCAATTCGCTCCTTCGTAAGATGGAAAATCAGCAGTCGAATCATCTCCCTG GCACTGAACAATGAAACAGAACCACTCAACACCACTAATGCCTGGCTTAGTGACTCTTACGTGGCTTTGGggattttaggattttttttatttgttcttctgGGAATAACTTCCTTGCCTTCAGTCAGCAACAATGTCAACTGGCGAGAATTTCGATTTGTACAG TCCAAACTCGGATACCTGACACTGACTTTGTGCACTGCACACACCCTGGTTTATGGTGGAAAACAGTTCCTGAACCCATCATCGTACAGATGGTATCTTCCAAGTGCCTATATGCTCTCCCTCATTATTCCATGTATTGTACTGGTCAtcaaatttttcctgatatttcCTTGTCTGGACAAACCTCTCACACAAATTCgacagggctgggagaggaATCCCCAGTACTCAGAACAGTCAAATTACATTATCAACAAGTCTGCTGTATAA
- the STEAP4 gene encoding metalloreductase STEAP4 isoform X1 — protein sequence MNKNSSNIMALAPNTSNKKETVCIFGTGDFGRALGQKMIQSGYPIVFGSRSTERSSLIPKDAKVMSHAEAAQKASIIIIAIQRQNYNFLTPLAEILHGKILVDVSNNLKINQYPESNAEYLAQLVPGAKVVKAFNTVSAWALQSGALDASRQVFVCGDDMEAKQRVMDIVRALGLTPLDKGSLLAAQEIENYPLQLFPMWKFPILLSLGLTAFFFFYCLTHRVIYPYVNENKDFSFFIAISIPNQICPILALILLSLVYVPGVFAAIIQLYRGTKYHRFPDWLDKWMLCRKQLGLVALAFASLHVLYTLVIPIRSFVRWKISSRIISLALNNETEPLNTTNAWLSDSYVALGILGFFLFVLLGITSLPSVSNNVNWREFRFVQSKLGYLTLTLCTAHTLVYGGKQFLNPSSYRWYLPSAYMLSLIIPCIVLVIKFFLIFPCLDKPLTQIRQGWERNPQYSEQSNYIINKSAV from the exons atgaaTAAAAATTCTTCCAACATAATGGCTTTGGCTCCCAACACTTCTAACAAAAAAGAGACAGTGTGCATATTTGGAACTGGAGATTTTGGAAGAGCTCTGGGGCAAAAAATGATTCAGTCCGGCTACCCCATTGTGTTTGGAAGCCGGAGCACAGAGAGATCCAGCCTTATTCCCAAGGATGCAAAGGTGATGAGCCATgcagaggcagcacagaaagcttCCATCATCATTATAGCAATCCAGAGGCAAAATTACAACTTCCTTACACCACTAGCAGAAATTCTCCATGGAAAAATCTTGGTGGATGTAAGCAAcaacttaaaaataaaccagtatCCTGAATCCAATGCAGAGTACCTCGCTCAGCTGGTGCCTGGTGCCAAGGTTGTGAAAGCCTTTAACACTGTGTCAGCCTGGGCTTTGCAGTCAGGTGCACTGGATGCAAGCCGGCAG GTGTTTGTCTGTGGAGATGACATGGAAGCTAAACAAAGGGTGATGGATATTGTTCGTGCACTGGGTCTCACTCCATTAGATAAGGGATCCCTCTTGGCAGCTCAGGAAATAGAAAATTACCCTCTGCAGCTGTTTCCAATGTGGAAGTTTCCCATCCTTTTGTCCCTTGGCCTAACCgccttcttcttcttctactGTTTGACTCATAGGGTAATTTACCCTTatgttaatgaaaacaaagacttttcattttttattgcaATTTCCATTCCAAATCAGATCTGCCCTATATTGGCACTCATCCTTCTTTCCTTGGTTTATGTTCCTGGTGTGTTTGCTGCAATTATTCAGTTATACAGAGGTACCAAATACCACCGTTTCCCAGACTGGCTGGACAAATGGATGCTGTGTAGGAAACAACTTGGACTAGTAGCCTTGGCATTTGCTTCTCTGCATGTTTTGTACACTCTTGTCATCCCAATTCGCTCCTTCGTAAGATGGAAAATCAGCAGTCGAATCATCTCCCTG GCACTGAACAATGAAACAGAACCACTCAACACCACTAATGCCTGGCTTAGTGACTCTTACGTGGCTTTGGggattttaggattttttttatttgttcttctgGGAATAACTTCCTTGCCTTCAGTCAGCAACAATGTCAACTGGCGAGAATTTCGATTTGTACAG TCCAAACTCGGATACCTGACACTGACTTTGTGCACTGCACACACCCTGGTTTATGGTGGAAAACAGTTCCTGAACCCATCATCGTACAGATGGTATCTTCCAAGTGCCTATATGCTCTCCCTCATTATTCCATGTATTGTACTGGTCAtcaaatttttcctgatatttcCTTGTCTGGACAAACCTCTCACACAAATTCgacagggctgggagaggaATCCCCAGTACTCAGAACAGTCAAATTACATTATCAACAAGTCTGCTGTATAA